GTGTTTGTTATTTGTGTCACTGGCAGTTCATTTTGCTGGTATATCAGCACTATTCACCACCAAGATTTAGAGGAAAATTCTTAAGTTATTTCTTATAGTAGTTTAAAGATCGGTAAATTTGATCTTGTGTCGATCATTATTCTATTATCGCTGGTAAACAACTGTAGTGTGAAAAGTGCGCACAGCGATAACCGAGGGATGATGAAATGGCTGACAGTTTCCAGAATGAAGTGCCAAAGGCACGTATTAATCTCAAGCTCGATCTGCATACGGGAGGCGTTAGCAAGAAAACTGAACTCCCTCTGAAATTACTTATTGCGGGCGATTTCAGTAATGGTCAGGAATCTGCGCCATTGTCAGATCGTAAAAAAGTTAATCTGAACAAAAATAATTTTGACTCAGTACTTAGCGAATACTCTCCAAAAATAAACCTTACCGTTAAAAATACGCTTGCTGGCGACGGTAGCGAAGACAACATCAACCTGACTTTCCAGAGCATGAAAGATTTTTCTCCGGAACAGATTTCTCGCCAAATACCCCAACTGAAAGCCATGCTTTCCATGCGTAATCTACTTCGCGATTTAAAAGCGAACCTGCTGGACAATCAGGCTTTCAGAAAGGAGCTGGAAAAAATTCTGCTGGATCCTGCCCTAAGCGCAGAACTCAGATCCGAACTTTCGGCCCTGGCACCTAAACAGCCCTAACCCTCACGATGTCACAACGGATTAATCAAGGAATGCTCATGTCTGTACAAAATGAAACTACTGCGGGTGGTGAAAGCATTGCGCTGGAACGTCCTGTCGCGGGCGGGGTTTATGCGTCCCTGTTTGAGAAAATCAACCTGAACCCGGTCTCTGAGCTGAGTGCGCTGGACATCTGGCAGGACGCGCAGGCGATGTCTGACGCCACTGCGGATGAACGATTAACGGCCGGAATGCAGGTATTTCTCGAGTGTCTGACAAAATCGGGCTCAAAAGTTGAAAAACTCGACAAAAACCTGATTGACTATCATATCGCTGAGCTGGACTACCAGATTAGCCGCCAGCTTGATGCTGTCATGCACCATGAGGACTTTCAGGCGGTAGAAAGTCTGTGGCGTGGTGTTAAGTCCCTGGTCGACAAAACGGATTTTCGCCAGAACGTGAAAGTTGAATTGCTGGATATGTCGAAAGAAGACCTGCGTCAGGACTTTGAAGACAGTCCAGAAATTATCCAGAGCGGATTATACAAACACACCTATATTGATGAATATGACACACCGGGCGGCGAGCCTGTTGCTGCGCTGATTTCCGCCTACGAATTTGATGCGTCTGCGCAGGATGTCGCTCTGTTGCGCAACATCTCTAAAGTGTCTGCCGCCGCACATATGCCGTTTATCGGCTCTGCTGGGCCGAAATTCTTCCTGAAGGATTCGATGGAGGAAGTGGCGGCCATCAAGGACATTGGTAACTACTTTGACCGCGCTGAGTACATTAAGTGGAAATCTTTCCGCGAGACAGATGATTCTCGTTATATCGGTCTGGTGATGCCGCGCGTACTGGGTCGTCTACCGTATGGTCCGGACACGGTGCCGGTGCGCAGCTTCAACTATGTCGAAGAAGTGAAAGGCCCGGATCACGATAAATACCTATGGACTAACGCCTCGTTTGCATTTGCAGCCAACATGGTACGCAGCTTTATCAACAACGGCTGGTGCGTGCAAATCCGTGGCCCGCAGGCTGGTGGCGCTGTTCAGGACCTGCCTATTCATCTGTATGACCTGG
The Citrobacter arsenatis DNA segment above includes these coding regions:
- the tssC gene encoding type VI secretion system contractile sheath large subunit, with amino-acid sequence MLMSVQNETTAGGESIALERPVAGGVYASLFEKINLNPVSELSALDIWQDAQAMSDATADERLTAGMQVFLECLTKSGSKVEKLDKNLIDYHIAELDYQISRQLDAVMHHEDFQAVESLWRGVKSLVDKTDFRQNVKVELLDMSKEDLRQDFEDSPEIIQSGLYKHTYIDEYDTPGGEPVAALISAYEFDASAQDVALLRNISKVSAAAHMPFIGSAGPKFFLKDSMEEVAAIKDIGNYFDRAEYIKWKSFRETDDSRYIGLVMPRVLGRLPYGPDTVPVRSFNYVEEVKGPDHDKYLWTNASFAFAANMVRSFINNGWCVQIRGPQAGGAVQDLPIHLYDLGTGNQVKIPSEVMIPETREFEFANLGFIPLSYYKNRDYSCFFSANSTQKPATYDTADATANSRINARLPYIFLLSRIAHYLKLIQRENIGTTKDRRLLELELNTWVRSLVTEMTDPGDELQASYPLRDAKVVVEDIEDNPGFFRVKLYAIPHFQVEGMDVNLSLVSQMPKAKS
- the tssB gene encoding type VI secretion system contractile sheath small subunit, with product MADSFQNEVPKARINLKLDLHTGGVSKKTELPLKLLIAGDFSNGQESAPLSDRKKVNLNKNNFDSVLSEYSPKINLTVKNTLAGDGSEDNINLTFQSMKDFSPEQISRQIPQLKAMLSMRNLLRDLKANLLDNQAFRKELEKILLDPALSAELRSELSALAPKQP